In the genome of Actinomadura graeca, one region contains:
- a CDS encoding DUF6777 domain-containing protein — protein MREIHSRIARRRAAAVSFTALCVAAGTLAGCGDAGATITRLTVGSPGPEPYTLMSGTDQMKVANRPQAGGTREGDSPGLYGGTRHAASCDQNKLIAFLQANPAKAKAWAGVQGIPVTDIPRYVSRLTPVLLRTDTLVTNHGWDGGRATSGPAVLQAGMGVLVNGYGVPTVKCNCGNPLTQPEKKISAGKASYRGRSWPGFEKAKVTKVRPRDSRKGTIETFVLVDPGATMGFERPRATTGPVDGPPTDLPETELAVTSGEPSPTDSGGASPETDAPTGEPGTPGPDLSTGPTGPTESTGPTEPTDPGPTGGEPSPEVSGDPNYGGTGIDPGASEPSPGGPDVPISMEPSREPEAPATW, from the coding sequence ATGCGCGAGATCCATTCGAGAATTGCCCGGCGCAGAGCCGCGGCGGTGTCCTTCACGGCACTGTGCGTGGCCGCGGGGACGCTCGCGGGCTGCGGCGACGCGGGGGCGACGATCACCCGCCTGACCGTGGGGTCGCCGGGTCCCGAGCCGTACACGCTGATGTCGGGCACCGACCAGATGAAGGTCGCGAACCGCCCGCAGGCGGGCGGGACGCGGGAGGGCGACTCCCCCGGGCTGTACGGCGGGACGCGCCACGCGGCGAGCTGCGACCAGAACAAGCTGATCGCGTTCCTGCAGGCCAATCCGGCGAAGGCGAAGGCGTGGGCCGGGGTCCAGGGGATCCCGGTGACCGACATCCCGCGCTACGTCTCGCGGCTCACCCCGGTCCTGCTGCGCACGGACACGCTGGTGACCAACCACGGCTGGGACGGCGGGAGGGCGACCAGCGGGCCCGCCGTCCTGCAGGCCGGAATGGGCGTCCTCGTCAATGGCTACGGGGTCCCCACGGTGAAGTGCAATTGCGGCAATCCGCTCACCCAGCCGGAGAAGAAGATCTCCGCGGGGAAGGCGTCCTACCGTGGCCGGTCCTGGCCGGGCTTCGAGAAGGCGAAAGTGACCAAGGTGCGGCCGAGGGATTCCCGGAAGGGGACGATCGAGACCTTCGTGCTCGTCGACCCGGGCGCCACGATGGGCTTCGAGCGGCCCCGCGCGACCACCGGGCCGGTGGACGGCCCGCCCACCGACCTGCCCGAGACGGAGCTGGCGGTGACGTCCGGTGAGCCGTCGCCCACCGACTCCGGCGGCGCCTCGCCGGAGACGGACGCGCCGACCGGGGAGCCGGGCACGCCCGGCCCCGACCTCTCGACCGGGCCCACCGGCCCCACCGAGTCCACCGGGCCGACCGAGCCCACCGACCCCGGGCCGACCGGCGGGGAGCCGTCGCCGGAGGTCTCGGGCGACCCGAACTACGGTGGCACGGGCATCGACCCGGGGGCCTCCGAGCCGTCCCCGGGCGGGCCGGACGTCCCGATCTCCATGGAGCCGTCCCGCGAGCCGGAGGCCCCTGCCACCTGGTAA
- a CDS encoding ArsR/SmtB family transcription factor yields MSSASYVTPAEACAVRVIDAEKVAVVSASLPDAETIAELAQVFALLSDPGRLRVITALLEGGEMCVCDIAASCRTSESAVSHALRLLRANRVVRVRRAGRMAYYRLDDSHVRLLLDLALAHVGHGEEET; encoded by the coding sequence ATGAGCAGTGCTTCATATGTGACCCCCGCCGAAGCGTGCGCCGTCCGCGTGATCGACGCCGAGAAGGTCGCCGTCGTCTCGGCCTCGCTGCCCGACGCCGAGACGATCGCCGAGCTCGCCCAGGTGTTCGCGCTGCTGTCCGACCCCGGGCGGCTGCGGGTGATCACCGCGCTCCTCGAAGGCGGCGAGATGTGCGTCTGCGACATCGCCGCGTCCTGCCGCACCTCGGAGTCGGCGGTCTCGCACGCGCTGCGCCTGCTGCGCGCCAACCGGGTCGTCCGTGTCCGGCGGGCGGGGCGGATGGCGTACTACCGGCTGGACGACTCCCACGTGCGGCTGCTGCTCGACCTCGCGCTCGCCCACGTCGGACATGGCGAGGAGGAGACATGA
- a CDS encoding cation diffusion facilitator family transporter, translated as MTGRHASAANGHGPGHDQGHGHGHGQGHGHGHGHGVSADADRRYLGGALALIIVYMTGEVVIGLLARSLALISDAAHMMTDAFAIALALVAMRIAARPPKGGYTYGLRRTEILSAQLNGLTLILLAVFFVYEGAQRLIDPPDVEGHLVFWTSLAGIVVNVAASWLISRANRSSLNVEGAFQHILNDLYAFIATAVAGLVVWTTGFARADALASLLVAALMLKAGYGLLRDAGRVLMEAAPAGIDPSELGGRLARRPCVEEVHDLHVWEVSSGYPALSAHVLVDAKGDCHAVRRDLQRLLRSAYGITHTTLEVDHVDETAQPEGGHGHCENPHGPRHVSGAAPHEHAGRAACEH; from the coding sequence ATGACCGGACGGCACGCCTCGGCGGCGAACGGCCACGGGCCGGGACACGACCAGGGGCACGGACACGGACACGGGCAGGGACACGGGCACGGGCACGGGCACGGCGTCTCCGCCGACGCCGACCGCCGCTACCTGGGCGGCGCCCTCGCGCTGATCATCGTCTACATGACCGGCGAGGTCGTGATCGGCCTCCTCGCCCGGTCGCTGGCCCTGATCTCCGACGCCGCGCACATGATGACCGACGCGTTCGCCATCGCGCTGGCGCTGGTCGCGATGCGGATCGCGGCGCGCCCGCCGAAGGGCGGCTACACCTACGGGCTGCGCCGCACGGAGATCCTGTCGGCGCAGCTCAACGGGCTGACGCTGATCCTGCTCGCGGTGTTCTTCGTCTACGAGGGCGCGCAGCGGCTGATCGACCCGCCCGACGTCGAGGGCCATCTGGTGTTCTGGACCTCCCTCGCCGGGATCGTGGTGAACGTGGCGGCGTCCTGGCTGATCAGCCGGGCGAACCGGTCCAGCCTCAACGTCGAGGGCGCCTTCCAGCACATCCTGAACGACCTGTACGCGTTCATCGCCACGGCCGTCGCGGGCCTCGTGGTGTGGACGACCGGCTTCGCCCGCGCCGACGCGCTCGCCTCCCTGCTGGTGGCCGCGCTGATGCTCAAGGCCGGGTACGGGCTGCTGCGCGACGCGGGCCGCGTGCTGATGGAGGCCGCGCCCGCCGGCATCGACCCGTCCGAGCTCGGCGGGCGGCTGGCCCGGCGGCCGTGCGTGGAGGAGGTCCACGACCTGCACGTGTGGGAGGTCAGCTCCGGCTACCCCGCGCTGTCGGCGCACGTGCTCGTGGACGCCAAGGGCGACTGCCACGCCGTCCGGCGCGACCTGCAGCGGCTGCTGCGCAGCGCGTACGGGATCACGCACACGACGCTGGAGGTCGACCACGTCGACGAGACCGCCCAGCCCGAGGGCGGCCACGGCCACTGCGAGAACCCGCACGGCCCCCGCCACGTCTCCGGCGCCGCGCCGCACGAGCACGCGGGCCGGGCCGCCTGCGAGCACTGA
- a CDS encoding amidohydrolase family protein has translation MVEPRSDSAVPAFWQALGLPGLIDVHVHFMPPRLMSAVWEYFDEGGPLLGAPWPPIRYRHPEDRRLAFLRGIGVRAFTSLVYPHRPGMAASLNEWAAAFASRVPECLPTATFYPEPGAAGYVRRALEEGARVFKVHLQVGGFDPRAGELDEVWGLLAEAGTPAVVHAGSGPVHNGFTGPGPFGEVLARHPSLPAIIAHLGAPEYEGFFALADRYDRVRLDTTMTFTRFDELGSFPGALVPRLRDLGLEGRILLGTDFPNIPYAYAHQLEALAALDLGDDWLRAVCHDSAAALFGR, from the coding sequence GTGGTGGAACCGCGTTCCGACTCGGCCGTCCCGGCGTTCTGGCAGGCGCTGGGGCTGCCCGGCCTGATCGACGTGCACGTCCATTTCATGCCGCCGCGGCTGATGAGCGCGGTCTGGGAGTACTTCGACGAGGGTGGCCCGCTGCTCGGGGCGCCGTGGCCGCCCATCCGCTACCGGCACCCGGAGGACCGGCGGCTCGCGTTCCTGCGGGGGATCGGCGTCCGGGCGTTCACCTCGCTCGTCTACCCGCACCGCCCGGGCATGGCGGCGTCGCTGAACGAGTGGGCCGCCGCGTTCGCCTCCCGCGTCCCCGAGTGCCTGCCGACCGCGACGTTCTACCCGGAGCCGGGCGCCGCCGGGTACGTCCGGCGCGCGCTGGAGGAGGGGGCGCGCGTGTTCAAGGTGCACCTCCAGGTCGGAGGCTTCGACCCGCGCGCCGGGGAGCTGGACGAGGTGTGGGGCCTGCTCGCCGAGGCCGGGACCCCCGCGGTCGTGCACGCCGGGTCGGGTCCGGTCCACAACGGCTTCACCGGCCCGGGCCCGTTCGGCGAGGTCCTCGCCCGCCACCCGTCCCTTCCCGCGATCATCGCGCACCTGGGCGCCCCGGAGTACGAGGGCTTCTTCGCCCTGGCGGACCGCTACGACCGCGTGCGCCTGGACACCACGATGACGTTCACCCGCTTCGACGAGCTGGGGTCGTTCCCGGGCGCGCTGGTGCCGCGTCTCCGCGACCTCGGGCTGGAGGGCCGGATCCTGCTCGGCACCGACTTCCCGAACATCCCCTACGCCTACGCCCACCAGCTGGAGGCGCTGGCCGCGCTGGACCTGGGCGACGACTGGCTCCGGGCCGTCTGCCACGACTCGGCGGCGGCGCTGTTCGGCCGGTGA
- a CDS encoding diacylglycerol/lipid kinase family protein has translation MRSKGELEEAIGAGGRAVLVVNSRSRRGRRLYGTARRLLREAGLEFVHVFPVTEPGRLRELFADVLALRPDLVVVGGGDGTVAEAVGHLAHRDIALGVLPLGTTNNFARSLELPLDLPGAVRTLAVARPGGGKVADVDVGWFASTGDPQDGGAGGDREHIFANMISIGLSVKVAGSVPHTLKRVLGRPAYALTAAALLPRHEAFTARVTIGGETRELMTHQLNVANGAHHSGQRIARDASPDDRLLAVYRLGDERRLRLASATARHVLTGPWRSLDEDAFLTTAHVEIETDPPLRVDVDGEVRGRTPVTIRLRGNALRVIVPQGFDDT, from the coding sequence GTGCGGAGCAAGGGGGAGCTTGAGGAGGCGATCGGGGCCGGCGGCCGCGCCGTGCTGGTGGTCAACTCCCGCTCCCGGCGCGGCCGCCGCCTCTACGGGACGGCGCGGCGGCTGCTGCGCGAGGCGGGGCTGGAGTTCGTCCACGTCTTCCCCGTGACCGAGCCGGGGCGGCTGCGCGAGCTGTTCGCCGACGTCCTCGCCCTGCGCCCCGACCTCGTCGTCGTCGGCGGCGGGGACGGGACGGTCGCCGAGGCGGTCGGGCACCTGGCGCACCGCGACATCGCCCTCGGCGTGCTGCCGCTCGGCACCACCAACAACTTCGCGCGGAGCCTGGAGCTGCCGCTGGACCTGCCCGGCGCCGTCCGCACGCTCGCCGTCGCCCGCCCCGGCGGCGGCAAGGTCGCCGACGTGGACGTCGGCTGGTTCGCCAGCACCGGCGACCCGCAGGACGGCGGGGCCGGCGGCGACCGCGAGCACATCTTCGCGAACATGATCAGCATCGGGCTGTCGGTGAAGGTCGCCGGGAGCGTCCCGCACACGCTCAAGCGCGTCCTCGGCCGTCCCGCCTACGCGCTCACGGCCGCGGCGCTGCTCCCCCGTCACGAGGCGTTCACCGCGCGCGTCACGATCGGCGGCGAGACCCGCGAGCTGATGACGCACCAGCTCAACGTCGCCAACGGTGCCCACCACAGCGGTCAGCGCATCGCCCGCGACGCCAGCCCCGACGACCGGCTCCTCGCCGTCTACCGGCTGGGCGACGAGCGGCGGCTGCGGCTGGCGTCGGCCACCGCCCGGCACGTGCTGACCGGGCCGTGGCGGTCGCTGGACGAGGACGCCTTCCTCACCACCGCGCACGTGGAGATCGAGACCGACCCGCCGCTGCGGGTGGACGTGGACGGCGAGGTCCGCGGCCGCACCCCCGTGACGATCCGGCTGCGCGGCAACGCCCTGCGGGTCATCGTCCCGCAGGGCTTCGACGACACCTGA
- a CDS encoding P1 family peptidase, whose amino-acid sequence MTRARPFGLPLPGAPGPHNAITDVPGVEVGYTTLISGDGPLTAGGGPVRTGVTALLPRGRSGFADPCAAGIHALNGNGEMTGSHWIAETGALTLPVLITNTHAVGPCHRGAIQWALRERPSAREWMLPVVAETWDGYLNDIHGDHVRPEHAVAAIDAARGGPVQEGSVGGGTGMNCYGYKGGSGTSSRIVEHGPDAYTVGVFVQANFGGREQLTVCGVPVGADMADDNPMQDTDWLGLSGAGSVIVVVGTDAPLLPGQCTALARRVPMGLARTGTYGQHSSGDIFLAFSTANPGAISGGFPEGDPGYDTLRFVPWNRIDPFYEAVVQAVEEAVLNVLLGAETMIGRDGHRSPALPHGRLKELLSARGVL is encoded by the coding sequence ATGACCCGCGCCCGCCCGTTCGGCCTGCCGCTGCCCGGAGCGCCCGGCCCGCACAACGCCATCACCGACGTCCCGGGGGTGGAGGTCGGCTACACCACGCTGATCTCCGGCGACGGGCCGCTGACCGCCGGGGGCGGCCCGGTCCGCACCGGCGTGACGGCGCTGCTGCCGCGCGGCAGGTCCGGCTTCGCCGACCCCTGCGCCGCCGGCATCCACGCCCTCAACGGCAACGGCGAGATGACGGGGTCGCACTGGATCGCCGAGACCGGCGCGCTGACCCTGCCGGTGCTGATCACCAACACGCACGCGGTCGGGCCGTGCCACCGCGGCGCGATCCAGTGGGCGCTGCGCGAGCGGCCGTCCGCCCGCGAGTGGATGCTGCCCGTGGTCGCCGAGACCTGGGACGGCTACCTCAACGACATCCACGGCGACCACGTCCGCCCCGAGCACGCCGTCGCCGCGATCGACGCGGCGCGCGGCGGACCCGTCCAGGAGGGCTCCGTCGGCGGCGGGACGGGCATGAACTGCTATGGCTACAAGGGCGGCAGCGGCACGTCCTCGCGGATCGTGGAGCACGGGCCGGACGCCTACACGGTCGGCGTGTTCGTCCAGGCCAACTTCGGGGGCCGCGAGCAGCTCACGGTATGCGGGGTGCCGGTCGGCGCGGACATGGCCGACGACAACCCGATGCAGGACACCGACTGGCTCGGGCTGTCCGGGGCGGGCTCGGTCATCGTGGTCGTCGGCACCGACGCGCCGCTCCTGCCCGGCCAGTGCACCGCCCTGGCCCGCCGTGTCCCGATGGGCCTCGCCCGTACGGGCACCTACGGGCAGCACTCGTCCGGCGACATCTTCCTGGCGTTCTCCACCGCCAACCCGGGCGCGATCAGCGGCGGCTTCCCGGAGGGGGACCCGGGCTACGACACGCTCCGGTTCGTCCCGTGGAACCGGATCGACCCGTTCTACGAGGCGGTCGTCCAGGCGGTCGAGGAGGCCGTGCTGAACGTCCTCCTCGGCGCCGAGACCATGATCGGACGGGACGGGCACCGCTCCCCGGCCCTCCCGCACGGCCGCCTGAAGGAACTGCTCTCCGCCCGGGGCGTGCTCTAG
- a CDS encoding TetR/AcrR family transcriptional regulator encodes MARPSRAHERRAALVAAARRAVIERGVLDLRLRDVAEQAEMSSGAVLYYFPTLIDLLREVQREAVDRFCSAREAAVRDEPDPRRRLAAMVRSGLPTGPDDELCVLLYELGTIARRESSYAAEHIRLYERQVGIYTGILESGAATGAFTLTRDATTIARNLVALEDGYGLHIVMAVPTLDTARAARLLLAAAADATGCALHDLEGDR; translated from the coding sequence ATGGCACGACCGAGCAGGGCCCACGAGCGGCGCGCCGCCCTCGTCGCCGCCGCACGCCGCGCGGTGATCGAGCGCGGCGTGCTCGACCTGCGGCTGCGCGATGTGGCCGAGCAGGCGGAGATGTCGTCCGGCGCCGTCCTGTACTACTTCCCGACCCTGATCGACCTGCTGAGGGAGGTGCAGCGCGAGGCCGTCGACCGGTTCTGCTCCGCCCGGGAGGCGGCCGTGCGCGACGAGCCCGACCCGCGGCGCAGGCTGGCGGCGATGGTCCGCAGCGGCCTGCCGACCGGCCCGGACGACGAGCTGTGCGTGCTGCTGTACGAGCTCGGCACCATCGCCCGCCGGGAGAGCTCGTACGCCGCCGAGCACATCCGCCTGTACGAGCGGCAGGTCGGCATCTACACCGGGATCCTGGAGTCGGGCGCGGCCACCGGCGCGTTCACGCTGACCCGCGACGCCACCACGATCGCCCGCAACCTCGTCGCCCTGGAGGACGGGTACGGGCTGCACATCGTCATGGCCGTGCCCACCCTCGACACCGCGCGGGCCGCGCGCCTGCTGCTCGCCGCCGCCGCCGACGCCACCGGCTGCGCACTCCATGACCTGGAAGGGGACCGATGA
- a CDS encoding APC family permease produces MAAPEVRPPAAADRPPALHRGLRTVGALLIVLSAVTPASSVFIIAPGVISQAGTGAFLSFAAAGVVGIFMAFVYAELSSAYPLTGGEYAIVGRTLGRMPGFVVLGLILISQLLILAVIALGVGTYLGVLIDGLNGPVVAAVTVVLATVVAIFDIKVNAVVTGIFLAIEMIALVVLSALGFLHVERPFTDLVTNPVVAGEGSGVTAASAGLIAAATAVAIFSYNGYGSAVYFGEETHDAKKAIARTILWALGITVAAELIPITAVLLGAPDLDKLLHSENMLEYFITERGGDTLNTVISLAIALAILNAVIAIMLLTARLVFSSGRDGTWTPKVDGALTALHPRFGTPWIATIIAGALGTAACFLDEKFLLVVTGTSLVAVYAALCLAVIAGRRNGSTAHAGYRMPLFPLAPVAALCALVYVIYQNAKDTEVGRPSLFVTLGVIAVSAAYFALVLRRRGGWHLKGAEDD; encoded by the coding sequence ATGGCCGCACCCGAGGTCCGTCCTCCGGCCGCCGCCGACCGGCCGCCCGCGCTGCACCGCGGCCTGCGCACGGTCGGCGCGCTGCTCATCGTCCTGTCGGCGGTGACGCCCGCGTCCTCCGTCTTCATCATCGCGCCGGGGGTGATCTCGCAGGCGGGCACTGGAGCGTTCCTGAGCTTCGCCGCGGCAGGCGTCGTCGGCATCTTCATGGCGTTCGTGTACGCCGAGCTGTCGTCGGCCTACCCCCTGACCGGCGGCGAGTACGCGATCGTCGGCCGGACCCTCGGCCGGATGCCCGGCTTCGTCGTGCTGGGCCTGATCCTCATCAGCCAGCTGCTGATCCTCGCGGTGATCGCGCTCGGCGTCGGCACCTACCTGGGCGTCCTCATCGACGGCCTGAACGGGCCGGTCGTCGCGGCCGTCACGGTGGTCCTCGCGACCGTCGTCGCGATCTTCGACATCAAGGTCAACGCGGTGGTCACCGGGATCTTCCTGGCGATCGAGATGATCGCACTGGTCGTGCTGTCCGCGCTCGGGTTCCTGCACGTCGAGCGCCCCTTCACCGACCTGGTGACGAACCCGGTCGTGGCCGGTGAGGGCTCCGGCGTGACCGCGGCGTCCGCCGGGCTGATCGCCGCCGCCACCGCGGTCGCGATCTTCTCCTACAACGGCTACGGCTCGGCCGTGTACTTCGGCGAGGAGACCCACGACGCGAAGAAGGCCATCGCCCGGACGATCCTGTGGGCCCTCGGCATCACGGTGGCGGCGGAGCTGATCCCGATCACCGCCGTCCTGCTCGGCGCCCCCGACCTGGACAAGCTGCTGCACTCGGAGAACATGCTGGAGTACTTCATCACCGAGCGCGGCGGCGACACCCTCAACACCGTGATCAGCCTCGCCATCGCGCTCGCCATCCTCAACGCGGTCATCGCGATCATGCTGCTCACCGCCCGGCTGGTCTTCAGCTCGGGCCGGGACGGCACCTGGACGCCGAAGGTCGACGGCGCCCTCACCGCGCTCCACCCGCGCTTCGGCACCCCCTGGATCGCGACGATCATCGCCGGCGCCCTCGGCACCGCGGCGTGCTTCCTGGACGAGAAGTTCCTCCTCGTCGTCACCGGGACGTCCCTCGTCGCCGTGTACGCGGCGCTGTGCCTCGCGGTGATCGCGGGGCGCCGGAACGGGAGCACCGCCCACGCCGGGTACCGGATGCCGCTGTTCCCGCTGGCGCCGGTCGCGGCGCTCTGCGCGCTCGTCTACGTCATCTACCAGAACGCCAAGGACACCGAGGTCGGCCGTCCCAGCCTGTTCGTCACGCTGGGCGTGATCGCGGTGTCCGCGGCCTACTTCGCGCTCGTCCTGCGCCGCCGGGGCGGCTGGCACCTCAAGGGCGCCGAGGACGACTGA
- a CDS encoding PadR family transcriptional regulator, with protein MSTTRLLVLGGVRRFGRAHGYEVRRELISWGSDEWAHVNPGSIYHALKQLAKEGLLRAHDVEESDAGPPHTDYEITEAGREEFLRLLRCALATVDVRHPEMLTAGLGFLTELTREEAVRLLRERLDGLAEWRGSVAPHLEEQDAGDHLRELLGWWVHSAESAATWTRGLIERLEAGAYTMAGDPR; from the coding sequence ATGTCGACGACGCGGCTGCTGGTCCTCGGAGGGGTTCGGCGGTTCGGGCGCGCGCACGGGTACGAGGTGCGGCGCGAGCTGATCTCGTGGGGGTCCGACGAGTGGGCCCATGTGAACCCCGGCTCGATCTACCACGCGCTCAAGCAGCTCGCCAAGGAGGGCCTGCTGCGCGCACACGACGTGGAGGAGAGCGACGCCGGGCCGCCGCACACCGACTACGAGATCACCGAGGCGGGCCGGGAGGAGTTCCTGCGGCTGCTGCGGTGCGCCCTCGCCACGGTCGACGTCCGGCACCCCGAGATGCTGACGGCCGGGCTCGGGTTCCTCACCGAGCTGACGCGCGAGGAGGCCGTCCGGCTGCTGCGCGAGCGGCTGGACGGCCTGGCGGAGTGGCGCGGGTCCGTGGCCCCGCACCTGGAGGAGCAGGACGCCGGCGACCACCTCCGCGAGCTGCTCGGCTGGTGGGTCCACTCCGCCGAGTCCGCGGCGACGTGGACCCGCGGGCTGATCGAGCGCCTGGAGGCCGGCGCCTACACCATGGCCGGGGACCCGCGATGA
- a CDS encoding aldo/keto reductase, whose product MTTEITAQRHFDLGGDLRVARMGFGAMRLAASTRNGPANDRDTVLGVLRRAVELGVDHIDTAAFYHRHGLAANELIRTALGPYPPGLVIATKVGPSRGPDDPAPTGQLPASGLRAEVERNLRELGLDRLDLVYLRPGGLEPPADEPIGERFAVLAGLREEGLIRHLGISHVSLAQLEEARAIAPVAAVQNRFDVTRPEDAGLLAVCERDGIAYAPYFPLGGFGIPDDERVRAVAARHGATVPQILLAGLLALSPVMLAIPGTGSPAHLEENMAAAGLRLTAADVDLLRNRP is encoded by the coding sequence ATGACCACCGAGATCACCGCACAACGGCACTTCGACCTGGGCGGGGACCTGCGGGTCGCCCGGATGGGTTTCGGCGCGATGCGCCTGGCCGCCTCGACGCGGAACGGCCCCGCCAACGACCGCGACACCGTCCTCGGCGTCCTGCGGCGCGCCGTCGAGCTGGGCGTGGACCACATCGACACCGCCGCGTTCTACCACCGGCACGGGCTCGCCGCGAACGAGCTGATCCGCACGGCGCTGGGCCCCTACCCGCCGGGCCTGGTGATCGCCACGAAGGTCGGGCCGTCCCGGGGCCCGGACGACCCGGCGCCCACCGGCCAGCTCCCGGCCTCGGGACTGCGCGCCGAGGTGGAGCGCAACCTGCGAGAACTGGGCCTCGACCGGCTCGACCTCGTCTACCTGCGGCCCGGCGGCCTGGAGCCTCCGGCGGACGAGCCGATCGGGGAGCGCTTCGCCGTCCTGGCCGGGCTCCGCGAGGAGGGCCTCATCCGGCACCTCGGCATCAGCCACGTGAGCCTCGCGCAGCTGGAGGAGGCGCGGGCCATCGCCCCGGTCGCCGCCGTCCAGAACCGGTTCGACGTGACACGGCCCGAGGACGCCGGGCTCCTCGCGGTGTGCGAGCGCGACGGCATCGCCTACGCCCCCTACTTCCCCCTCGGCGGCTTCGGCATCCCCGACGACGAGCGCGTCCGGGCGGTCGCGGCCCGCCACGGCGCGACGGTGCCGCAGATCCTGCTCGCGGGGCTGCTCGCCCTGTCGCCCGTCATGCTGGCCATCCCCGGCACCGGTTCCCCCGCGCACCTGGAGGAGAACATGGCCGCCGCCGGGCTCCGGCTGACCGCCGCGGACGTGGACCTGCTGAGGAACCGGCCGTGA
- a CDS encoding DNA-binding response regulator, protein MLAHWTAMGADLDRNVVLRGEAELAERAGHLFDAREEFVCAARDLRTWALPGVREEIIARRLRRGGAGAGGPAAFKLHNPVALADEDSERRLVEIARHGPRVRICATPLPHETIVIDRRVAILAGPPRAGVREYTVVRSPGVVKGVISLFWATWETAADLADYRRGRPPALTEESRRILLLLGGGLKDEAAARRLGLSLRTYRRRVAEILTLLDAESRFQAGLRAHELGLLG, encoded by the coding sequence GTGCTGGCACACTGGACGGCGATGGGCGCCGACCTCGACCGGAACGTGGTCCTGCGCGGCGAGGCCGAGCTGGCCGAGCGCGCCGGGCACCTGTTCGACGCCCGCGAGGAGTTCGTCTGCGCGGCGCGTGACCTGCGGACCTGGGCGCTGCCGGGGGTCCGCGAGGAGATCATCGCGAGGCGCCTGCGCCGCGGCGGCGCCGGGGCGGGCGGGCCCGCCGCCTTCAAGCTGCACAATCCGGTGGCGCTGGCCGACGAGGACTCCGAGCGGCGGCTCGTGGAGATCGCCCGGCACGGCCCGCGCGTCCGGATCTGCGCGACGCCGCTGCCGCACGAGACGATCGTCATCGACCGGCGGGTCGCGATCCTCGCGGGCCCGCCGCGGGCCGGGGTCCGCGAGTACACCGTCGTCCGGTCGCCGGGCGTGGTGAAGGGCGTGATCTCGCTGTTCTGGGCGACCTGGGAGACGGCCGCCGACCTCGCCGACTACCGCCGCGGCCGCCCGCCCGCGCTGACCGAGGAGAGCCGCCGCATCCTGCTGCTGCTCGGCGGCGGCCTGAAGGACGAGGCGGCCGCGCGGCGCCTCGGCCTGTCGCTGCGCACCTACCGGCGCCGCGTCGCGGAGATCCTCACGCTGCTGGACGCCGAGTCCCGGTTCCAGGCGGGCCTGCGCGCGCACGAGCTCGGGCTGCTCGGCTGA
- a CDS encoding SDR family NAD(P)-dependent oxidoreductase produces the protein MPTAFITGATAGLGAAFARRLASDGLDLVLLARDGERLERAAAGLRDRYAVRAETLRADLSTEEGLAAAEERARGDVDLLVNNAGFGNKGKFLDVPVSDETTMLRVHCEAVLRLTHAALPPMLDRGRGAVVNVASVAAFTARGTYGASKAWVVAFSEGVAADIAGRSRGRVHVMALCPGFVHTEFHDRARMDMSGVPDFMWLEDEAVVDAALRDLRRGARISVPGAQYKTIVGVTRLLPRGLVARLSSDRGRKYT, from the coding sequence ATGCCGACCGCCTTCATCACGGGAGCGACCGCGGGCCTCGGCGCCGCGTTCGCCCGCCGCCTCGCCTCCGACGGGCTCGACCTGGTCCTCCTCGCCCGCGACGGCGAGCGCCTCGAACGCGCCGCCGCCGGCCTCCGCGACAGGTACGCCGTCCGGGCCGAGACGCTGCGCGCCGACCTGTCCACCGAGGAGGGCCTGGCCGCGGCGGAGGAGCGCGCCCGGGGGGACGTCGACCTGCTCGTCAACAACGCCGGCTTCGGCAACAAGGGCAAGTTCCTGGACGTGCCCGTCTCGGACGAGACGACCATGCTGAGGGTGCACTGCGAGGCCGTCCTGCGCCTCACGCACGCCGCGCTGCCCCCGATGCTGGACCGGGGCCGGGGCGCCGTCGTCAACGTCGCGTCGGTGGCGGCGTTCACGGCGCGCGGCACCTACGGCGCGTCCAAGGCGTGGGTGGTGGCCTTCAGCGAGGGCGTGGCCGCCGACATCGCGGGACGCTCGCGCGGCCGGGTCCACGTGATGGCGCTGTGCCCCGGCTTCGTGCACACCGAGTTCCACGACCGCGCCCGGATGGACATGTCCGGCGTTCCGGACTTCATGTGGCTGGAGGACGAGGCCGTCGTGGACGCGGCGCTGCGCGACCTGCGGCGCGGCGCGCGGATCAGCGTCCCGGGGGCGCAGTACAAGACGATCGTGGGCGTCACCCGGCTCCTCCCCCGCGGGCTGGTCGCCCGGCTGTCGTCCGACAGGGGCCGCAAGTACACCTGA